A single window of Bombus huntii isolate Logan2020A unplaced genomic scaffold, iyBomHunt1.1 ctg00000068.1, whole genome shotgun sequence DNA harbors:
- the LOC126876267 gene encoding uncharacterized protein LOC126876267 gives MAQAESISTLRRRRGVLARRLATIRRELDEYEASGKANRIFLASCRSSFDELWRRILEVQEELGVVDEGEDARVDSLSQEHRELDMRFRELFEQISATTPSTTTRGETCRKPEPTTVPEVRVPQFDGALENWTYFYDTFTSIVDLNEGLTNVQKFQHLRSSITGRAAQSIQSLELTEANYSIALDTLKDKFNCPLQICMRHWNLMRNYPEIKRETPEALEDLLETISVNLKALEHLKEPVTSNIAMIELIASKLPASSLRKWQRTLPRQKVPSYQHLIDFLKTRANGTQFLSKEKESKGSTHKHRSQRTTIPHGRTLATTSRTVVCPTCNGHHEIRHCKIFKAKSATKRFQIVKKASLCINCLGTGHSPTQCTSAQIKVLNKQAQPIRARALLDTGSSMNFMTDRLANSLGIRQRRCAIQIGALDNLSTTAKRYTTATITSTDGEYKKTLRFLVIPAISILVPSEPIDPSSLGLPRNIHLADPQFHCPAPIDVLLSTGSTFASLCIGQVNLAQPGEPELRLQKTRFGWVIGGSPTSQTAINTFHATTTALQEDLARFREIDEGQATTHLSESERLCEEHFRNHVRRTKEGRYIVALPFNEKLSSLGSSKATAMSRLASLHRRFQRDKQYETAYSAVIQEYLDLGHMTKINTDHATDHGYYLPHHGVTKESSDTTKLRVVFDGSASSTTGVSLNDALHTGPKLQEDLRNILLRFRSFQYVLTGDIEKMYRQFLLRPEDRPYQKILWRADNGEIETYRLNTVTFGLSAAPYLAIRCLKQLAEDEGPRFPRAAQILRRDFYVDDALTGADTKDEALSIRNDLTRLLKLAGLNIRKWASNDRDLLRGLPEEDTKQKLHLGESSTLKTLGVFWDSADDTILYSVKTNSDTSRITKRSISSVIAQIYDPLGLLAPVIVRAKMILQQVWTLKVDWDESLPSDVHTAWIKYHTQLPLLNAVRFPRKTILESATKIELHGFCDASERAYGACVYVRTTDRKNNIWTRLLTARSKVAPLKSLSIPRLELSGALILTSLISSIQQALTTKISRIVYWTDSTIVLHWIRSSPHTLKTFVANRVAEIQTKTNISDWRHVPTDDNPADLISRGQTPKEFLCPSIWKNGPRWLLQSESYWPVWSPIPVVDLPEQKKTICLRTSVNDNTLLHRYSSWPRLIRIVARCLRWRHKQHRTAHLTTDELTAAHNRLIKILQSQHFAPEIRILQKNRSEDVGGKLQPLNPFLDEDGLLRVGGRLTNSAIPFSQKHPIILPKSPVTELIIEQEHRNNHHTGTQATLYAMRLRY, from the exons ATGGCCCAAGCTGAATCAATCAGCACGTTACGGCGGAGACGAGGCGTCCTAGCCCGTCGACTTGCAACCATAAGGCGCGAACTCGATGAGTACGAAGCGTCTGGGAAGGCAAACAGAATCTTCCTAGCATCTTGCCGCAGCTCGTTCGATGAGCTTTGGAGGAGGATACTCGAGGTTCAAGAAGAGTTAGGTGTGGTAGATGAGGGGGAAGATGCGCGGGTAGATTCGTTATCGCAAGAGCATCGGGAGCTTGACATGCGGTTCCGAGAGCTCTTTGAGCAAATATCAGCAACAACCCCGTCGACTACAACAAGAGGTGAGACGTGCCGGAAACCAGAGCCGACCACCGTTCCAGAGGTCCGCGTGCCCCAATTCGACGGTGCCCTCGAGAATTGGACCTATTTCTACGACACGTTCACATCCATAGTGGACCTTAACGAAGGTTTGACGAATGTCCAAAAGTTCCAGCATCTACGCTCATCTATAACTGGACGGGCCGCACAGAGTATCCAGTCATTAGAACTCACAGAGGCCAACTATTCCATCGCGCTTGATACACTGAAGGACAAGTTCAATTGCCCCCTCCAAATCTGCATGCGCCATTGGAATCTGATGCGTAATTATCCGGAAATCAAAAGGGAAACTCCAGAGGCCCTAGAGGATTTGTTGGAAACCATCAGCGTAAATCTAAAGGCGCTCGAACATCTAAAGGAGCCCGTCACTTCAAACATAGCGATGATCGAATTGATCGCGTCGAAGTTGCCCGCGTCCAGCCTGCGTAAATGGCAACGCACACTGCCCCGCCAAAAGGTGCCATCCTATCAGCATCTGATAGACTTTCTCAAAACACGGGCGAACGGGACTCAATTCCTCTCTAAAGAGAAGGAATCAAAAGGGTCAACACACAAACACCGCAGTCAGCGAACAACCATACCGCATGGGCGAACCCTTGCTACAACCAGCAGAACGGTGGTGTGTCCGACCTGCAACGGACATCACGAGATCAGACACTGCAAAATATTCAAGGCCAAATCAGCGACCAAACGTTTTCAAATCGTGAAGAAGGCATCGTTGTGCATAAATTGCCTAGGCACAGGACATTCGCCGACACAGTGTACATCGG CACAGATCAAGGTTTTGAACAAACAGGCACAACCAATCCGAGCCCGAGCCTTACTCGACACTGGGTCGAGCATGAACTTCATGACCGACAGGCTCGCGAACTCCCTCGGTATAAGGCAAAGGAGATGTGCGATCCAGATCGGAGCCCTCGACAATTTGAGCACCACGGCAAAACGTTACACCACGGCCACCATCACGTCGACGGACGGCGAGTACAAGAAGACATTGAGATTTCTTGTTATCCCGGCCATATCGATCCTCGTACCAAGCGAGCCCATCGATCCCTCGAGTCTGGGATTACCCAGAAATATTCATCTAGCCGATCCACAATTCCATTGCCCAGCCCCGATCGATGTTTTACTTAGTACCGGATCAACATTCGCGTCGCTGTGCATCGGGCAGGTCAATCTGGCACAACCAGGCGAACCTGAACTACGTCTACAAAAAACACGCTTCGGCTGGGTAATCGGGGGGAGTCCCACGTCCCAAACCGCGATAAATACGTTCCACGCAACCACAACGGCTCTGCAAGAGGACCTCGCACGGTTTCGGGAGATCGACGAGGGACAGGCCACTACTCATCTTTCGGAATCGGAACGACTATGTGAAGAACATTTCCGAAACCATGTCCGACGAACCAAGGAAGGCAGATACATCGTTGCATTACCGTTCAACGAAAAGCTTTCCTCACTAGGGTCATCGAAGGCCACTGCAATGAGCAGGCTCGCCTCTCTTCATCGCCGATTCCAACGCGACAAACAATATGAAACCGCGTATAGTGCTGTGAttcaagaatatttagacTTGGGTCACATGACAAAGATCAAcacggatcacgccaccgacCACGGATATTATTTACCACATCACGGCGTGACCAAGGAATCGAGCGACACCACCAAGCTACGGGTTGTGTTCGACGGCTCAGCTTCAAGTACCACGGGAGTGTCTCTAAACGACGCCCTTCATACGGGTCCGAAATTACAAGAAGACCTGAGGAACATCCTATTGAGATTCCGGTCATTTCAATATGTCCTTaccggcgacatcgagaagaTGTACCGCCAATTCCTCCTACGTCCAGAAGATCGTCCCTACCAAAAGATTCTGTGGCGTGCCGACAACGGAGAGATCGAAACTTACCGACTCAACACCGTAACGTTCGGTCTATCCGCAGCCCCGTATCTGGCCATCCGATGTCTCAAACAGTTGGCAGAGGACGAGGGACCTCGATTTCCGAGAGCAGCGCAGATCCTACGGCGAGACTTCTATGTCGACGATGCGTTGACCGGAGCCGATACGAAGGACGAAGCCCTATCAATCAGGAATGATCTCACGAGATTACTTAAGCTAGCCGGTCTAAATATCCGCAAATGGGCCTCAAACGATCGGGATCTGCTGAGAGGGCTACCTGAGGAAGACACCAAGCAGAAATTACATCTCGGTGAGTCATCCACGTTAAAAACACTCGGCGTCTTTTGGGATTCAGCCGACGATACCATACTATATTCGGTCAAGACGAACAGTGACACTTCCCGAATCACAAAGCGATCAATCAGCTCAGTCATCGCACAAATATATGATCCACTAGGATTGCTCGCGCCGGTAATCGTTCGAgcaaaaatgattttgcaaCAAGTCTGGACATTGAAGGTAGATTGGGACGAATCCCTTCCGTCAGACGTACACACAGCATGGATCAAATACCACACCCAATTGCCGTTGTTAAATGCGGTAAGGTTCCCTCGGAAGACCATCCTAGAATCCGCAACGAAAATTGAGCTCCACGGATTCTGTGACGCTAGCGAAAGGGCATATGGGGCGTGCGTCTACGTGCGGACGACTGACCGAAAGAACAATATTTGGACTCGACTCCTCACGGCGCGGTCGAAGGTAGCGCCGCTCAAATCGCTCTCCATACCACGTCTCGAATTAAGTGGGGCACTTATTTTGACGTCCTTGATTTCGTCAATACAACAGGCCCTGACGACCAAGATATCGCGGATAGTCTACTGGACTGACTCCACCATCGTACTCCATTGGATCAGGTCTTCGCCGCACACCTTGAAAACATTTGTGGCGAATCGAGTCGCTGAGATACAGACCAAGACCAATATCTCCGACTGGCGTCATGTGCCTACCGACGATAATCCAGCGGATCTCATCTCCCGAGGCCAGACGCCCAAGGAATTCCTATGTCCGTCCATTTGGAAAAACGGGCCAAGGTGGCTCCTGCAAAGCGAAAGCTATTGGCCGGTTTGGAGCCCGATACCGGTAGTCGACCTCCCGGAGCAAAAGAAGACGATCTGTCTGAGGACGAGTGTTAACGACAACACTCTCCTCCATCGCTACTCGTCTTGGCCAAGACTAATAAGAATCGTCGCCCGGTGTCTTCGATGGAGACATAAGCAACACCGAACTGCCCATCTCACCACAGACGAACTGACCGCAGCGCACAACAGGCtaataaaaatcttacaaTCCCAGCATTTCGCGCCTGAAATTCGGATCCTCCAAAAAAATCGAAGCGAGGACGTTGGAGGGAAACTACAGCCATTAAACCCCTTCCTCGACGAAGATGGGCTACTCCGAGTAGGAGGGCGACTAACCAACTCCGCCATACCCTTCAGCCAAAAACACCCGATCATCCTACCGAAATCCCCGGTGACAGAGCTAATTATAGAACAAGAGCACCGGAACAATCATCACACAGGGACCCAAGCTACCCTATACGCGATGAGACTGCGCTATTGA